CACGTTAGAAAACAGCAGGGTCGGTCAGTTGAGTGCGGCTACGCCGTCTGCCCAGTATCTGCCCTGCAGCGCCTTCGATGACCCGCAGCGCATACCTCCTCTTGAGAAAAGAGAGGGAGTTACCCCTGCACCACCCGCATCCTCTCCCCTGCCGGAATTTTTTCCACCGGCAGGGCATCCGCAGTCGATTTCCCGAACGGCATCTGGGCAATCAGCCGCCAGCTTTCCGGAATGGCAAACACCTGCTTCACTTCATCGTCGATGATCGGATTGTAGTGCTGCAGATTTGCGCCAAAACCTGCATCCTCAAGTGCCGTCCATACGGCAAACTGGAGCATACCGTTTGCCTGTTCAGCCCAGGGACGGAAATTTTCGCGGTAGCGGGGGAACTGTTCCTCAAATGACTCCGTAACCGCGGTATCGTCAAAGTACAGTACCGTTGCATAACCGTTTGCAAATCCGGTGATCTTTGCCTCCGTCGGCCCGAACTTCTCCGGCGGGACATGCGCCCGCAGTGTCTCCTTCACAATACTCCAGAGTTTTGTGTGGGAAGCACCGAACAGCAGCACAACCCGTGCGCTCTGGGAGTTATAGGCTGAAGGCACCGCAAGAACCAGACGTTCGATCATTTTGATGATCTCCGCATCCGGCACCGGACTCTCCGGCGCAATGGTGTACACCGAACGGCGGTGCTCTGCTGCTTCAAGAAAAGATCTCATACTACGTTGATACTTTCGTGCAGGAGCTTATCAAAAAAGAGAATGAGGCAAGGATCTCTATTGATCCAGCAGCGTCCGGGACATGATGTACTCGCCGTGTGCCTCGCGTGTCGTCCCCACAATCAGCCAGGTCTGATCCCCGTGCTCCTCCACAACCCCGCAGGCTTCCAGCACCTCGCCCGTGAAACACTGACCGCAGTAGGTGTGGGTAAACGACAGCACCAGATCGATCTCCTCATGATCCACGCGGTAAATGCCCGGACTGTCGAAGGCAAGCGAAGCATCCGTAACGGTTGCTTCAATGGTCATCTTCCCGGTCTTTTCACCAAGCGTAATCGGCGGAACCGCATGCAGATTATCGTATCCACGCGAGTAGAGCAGATCAAAATAGGTTCCCTCAAACTCCCCGCGGTTGAACTTCCGCGCCTCGTGCAGCACAAAATCATCGAACGAGATGTCCGGAACCCGCTTGCGGTACACTTTCTGCCACATCTCCTCACTCATGGCAGGAATCTTCCCTTGGGCAACCGCCTTCATCAGCTGCTGCCGCGCGGTAAACCAGGCACTCCCGTACACCACCATATCAATATCGGATGCCCCGTTTTCCAGGCCCGCAAGAAGCGAACCCGTACAGCCCCAGGTCATTGGCGGCAGATCAAAGTGAGAGAACAGCCGTGCCGCGCGCGGATTCCGGGCGG
Above is a window of Methanocorpusculum vombati DNA encoding:
- a CDS encoding nitroreductase family protein, whose translation is MRSFLEAAEHRRSVYTIAPESPVPDAEIIKMIERLVLAVPSAYNSQSARVVLLFGASHTKLWSIVKETLRAHVPPEKFGPTEAKITGFANGYATVLYFDDTAVTESFEEQFPRYRENFRPWAEQANGMLQFAVWTALEDAGFGANLQHYNPIIDDEVKQVFAIPESWRLIAQMPFGKSTADALPVEKIPAGERMRVVQG
- a CDS encoding DNA polymerase subunit beta, with the protein product MKPIRLRDFVMTGDGCLYAVSGYENDERAECVLRYVPTEDGDRTAPWGTRYRKYDFAEAFAWVKEHKPAYLDLVHRVPLADIVRVLKPEEQAASIAARNPRAARLFSHFDLPPMTWGCTGSLLAGLENGASDIDMVVYGSAWFTARQQLMKAVAQGKIPAMSEEMWQKVYRKRVPDISFDDFVLHEARKFNRGEFEGTYFDLLYSRGYDNLHAVPPITLGEKTGKMTIEATVTDASLAFDSPGIYRVDHEEIDLVLSFTHTYCGQCFTGEVLEACGVVEEHGDQTWLIVGTTREAHGEYIMSRTLLDQ